A stretch of Suncus etruscus isolate mSunEtr1 chromosome 9, mSunEtr1.pri.cur, whole genome shotgun sequence DNA encodes these proteins:
- the PTPMT1 gene encoding phosphatidylglycerophosphatase and protein-tyrosine phosphatase 1 codes for MAARSLLEAGLARVLFYPSLLYTLFRGKLPGPAHRDWYHRIDRTVLLGALPLRGMTTRLVRDENVRGVITMNEEYETRFLCNSYKEWKKSGVEQLRLSTVDMTGIPTLKNLQKGVQFALRYQSQGQCVYVHCKAGRSRSATMVAAYLMQVYKWSPEEAVDAITKIRSHIYIRPGQLEILKQFHKEITLEAANSQTFHSAQT; via the exons ATGGCGGCCCGCAGCCTGCTGGAGGCCGGCCTGGCCCGGGTGCTCTTCTACCCGTCGCTGCTCTACACGCTCTTCCGCGGCAAGCTGCCCGGCCCGGCGCACCGCGACTGGTACCACCGCATCGACCGCACCGTGCTGCTGGGCGCGCTGCCGCTGCGGGGCATGACGACGCGG CTGGTGCGGGACGAGAACGTGCGTGGGGTGATCACCATGAACGAGGAGTACGAGACGAGGTTCCTCTGCAATTCTTACAAG GAATGGAAGAAATCGGGCGTGGAGCAGTTGCGGCTCAGCACTGTAGACATGACTGGGATCCCAACCCTGAAAAACCTCCAGAAAGGGGTTCAGTTTGCTCTCCGGTACCAGTCGCAGGGCCAGTGTGTCTACGTGCACTGTAAGGCGGGCCGTTCCAGGAGTGCCACCATGGTGGCAGCATATTTGATGCAG GTGTATAAATGGAGTCCGGAGGAAGCCGTGGATGCCATCACTAAGATCCGATCACATATCTACATCAGACCGGGCCAGCTGGAAATTCTCAAACAGTTCCACAAGGAGATTACTTTAGAGGCAGCAAACAGTCAGACTTTTCACAGTGCACAGACATGA
- the KBTBD4 gene encoding kelch repeat and BTB domain-containing protein 4, with amino-acid sequence MKGMKGRHADSWQREYWATMESPEEPGASMEENYFVNYTFKDRSHSARVAQGIMKLCLEEELFADVTISVEGREFQLHRLVLSAQSCFFRSMFTSNLKEAHNRVIVLQDVSESVFQLLVDYIYHGTVKLRADDLQEIYEVSDMYQLTSLFEECSRFLARTVQVGNCLQVMWLADRHSDPELYTAAKHCAKAHLAQLQGTDEFLHLPHHLLTDIISDGVPCSQNPTEAIEAWINFNKEERETFAESLRTSLKEIGENVHIYLIGKESSRTHSLAVSLHCAEDDSISVSGQNSLCHQITAACKHGGDLYVVGGSIPRRMWKCNNATVDWEWCAPLPRDRLQHTLVSVPGKDAIYSLGGKTLQDTLSNAVIYYCVGDNVWTETTQLEVAVSGAAGANLNGIIYLLGGEENDLDFFTKPSRLIQCFDTETDKCYVKPYVLPFAGRMHAAVHKDLVFIVAEGDSLLCYNPLLDSFTRLCLPEAWSSAPSLWKIASCNGSIYVFRDQYKKGDANTYKLDPATSAITVTRGIKVLLTNLQFVLA; translated from the exons ATGAAAGGCATGAAAGGCAGGCACGCAG ACAGCTGGCAGAGAGAATACTGGGCTACCATGGAATCACCTGAGGAACCCGGAGCCTCCATGGAGGAAAACTATTTCGTGAACTACACCTTCAAAGACCGCTCCCACTCGGCCCGAGTGGCCCAGGGCATCATGAAACTGTGTCTGGAGGAAGAGCTCTTTGCAGACGTCACCATCTCGGTGGAAGGCCGGGAGTTCCAGCTCCATCGGCTGGTCCTCTCGGCCCAGAGTTGCTTCTTCCGGTCCATGTTCACATCCAACCTGAAGGAGGCCCACAACCGGGTGATTGTGCTGCAGGATGTCAGCGAGTCAGTTTTCCAGCTCCTGGTGGATTACATCTACCACGGGACTGTGAAGCTTCGAGCTGATGACCTGCAGGAGATCTATGAGGTGTCAGACATGTATCAGCTGACATCTCTCTTCGAGGAGTGCTCGCGGTTCTTGGCCCGCACCGTGCAGGTGGGAAACTGCCTCCAGGTGATGTGGCTGGCGGATCGGCACAGCGATCCCGAGCTTTACACGGCTGCCAAGCACTGTGCCAAGGCTCACCTGGCCCAGCTGCAAGGCACAGACGAGTTTCTCCACCTGCCCCACCACCTGCTCACTGACATCATCTCAG ATGGAGTTCCATGTTCCCAAAACCCAACAGAAGCAATAGAGGCCTGGATCAATTTtaataaagaggaaagagagacttTTGCAGAGTCACTCAGGACAAGCTTGAAG GAAATTGGGGAGAATGTGCACATTTACCTGATCGGGAAAGAGTCGTCTCGTACCCATTCCTTGGCTGTGTCCTTGCACTGTGCAGAGGATGATTCCATCAGTGTAAGTGGCCAGAACAGCTTGTGCCACCAGATCACTGCAGCCTGCAAGCACGGTGGTGACTTGTACGTGGTGGGAGGCTCCATCCCCCGGCGCATGTGGAAGTGCAACAACGCCACCGTGGACTGGGAGTGGTGCGCCCCGCTGCCACGGGACCGGCTCCAGCACACCCTGGTGTCTGTGCCAGGGAAGGACGCCATCTACTCACTGGGTGGCAAGACACTGCAGGATACTCTCTCCAATGCAGTCATCTACTACTGCGTGGGGGACAATGTCTGGACAGAGACAACCCAGCTAGAGGTGGCGGTGTCAGGGGCCGCCGGTGCTAACCTCAATGGGATCATCTACCTGCTAGGTGGGGAAGAGAATGACCTGGACTTCTTTACCAAACCTTCCCGCCTCATCCAGTGCTTTGACACCGAGACAGACAAATGCTATGTGAAGCCCTACGTGCTGCCTTTCGCAGGCCGCATGCACGCAGCTGTGCATAAAGATCTGGTGTTCATTGTGGCTGAGGGGGACTCCCTGTTGTGCTATAATCCCTTGCTAGACAGCTTTACCCGGCTTTGCCTTCCGGAGGCCTGGAGCTCCGCGCCGTCCCTCTGGAAGATTGCCAGCTGTAATGGGAGCATCTATGTATTCCGGGACCAATATAAAAAAGGGGATGCCAACACCTACAAGCTTGACCCTGCCACTTCTGCCATTACTGTTACCAGAGGCATTAAGGTGCTGCTGACCAATTTGCAGTTTGTACTGGCCTGA